The window AATTCTCAATATGAatgttatattaattaatattgctTGTAGTTAATCAAAAAATAACAATAGTTACAACAAAGAATCTTTTTAGCCTTCTGAGCAACAAAAAGTTTTAAAGAAATGCTTAAGACTGAATTTACATTCGTAACTACCTTTGCTCAAacttaaagaacattttatgtTAGAAATGGGACTATAAATTTACCtgattaaaaagaaaagaaaaaacaaacaaacacacaatgcACAACTTCTGTGGTCATCACAGGTATCGGTAGCTGCACAACCTGACTATCATACGCTCACATTGAGTGTTGCTCACACAATGCACAGCTGAGTGTCTCATCTTTTTTTTGTAGGCATCTCACTACAAATGTTCATGAAAACTTAGCAGCTTGTGGAGGAGGTCCCAAGAACCCTCCAGCCTGTTTGGTGGCGGCACGGGAGGGGGCGAGTCCCAACATCTTCTGGATATTCTGAAAGAAAGGTATTCAGTGGTAAAAGTTAGGGCATGCATTACATAAAACAACTGAATTGAACAGTGTCAAAGTTTAAACTTACCTAAAAACTGATATTACATTATTACAGCTTGGATTTTACCCCATTCACTCATAGAAATACTTAAGaaataatatatgaataataaacatTACCTGTCGAATCGACATGGTGCACAGGATGTAGAGGAAGATGAAGGAACAGTCGGTGTAATCTTCACCAAGAAGGTTACGGTGTGAGAGACCTTGTATATACGACAACGGGACGAATGGAAGTTTGGCCACAACACGACCATCAAAGctggaaagagaaaaaaaaaacagccagaatatctttaaaaacacaTAAATGGAAACCAATATTAGCCTAAGATATTATTGAACATATAACAAAGCACCTCTGAGATAATGCAATGAATGGGTCTACCTACATGGAATTGAACATGCCCATCAAAGCAGTAAAGCAAAAGCCAATGGCAAACATCGATTTCATCCGGACCTGCAATTAAATGATCTTTTAATACAAtgccataaaaaaaacaaaaaactataaCTTGTTAGACAGATCAGCATATTTattatgagatttaaagggatagttcactaaaaaatgaatattatctCATGATATACTcagcctcaagccatcctagtgtatatgactatcttcattcagatgaacacaatcggagttatattaaaaaatatccttgctcttccaGTTTTTATAATGGTAATGAAGAGGGCGTGAGattttgaagctcaaaaaagtgcatccatccatcataagaGTACTCcagaggggttaataaaggccttctgaagtgaagtgttgggtttttgtaagaaaaatatccatatttaaaactttatagtaACTAGCTTCCGGAAGATGGCTGTACGCATCGATTTATGCCATAAGAGTAACCTCTGAGGAGTAGCGTAAGtttagacgcctctcgcggttcaaacaaatagggctgtgcaacaaactggAGCTCCTCTtatcttatatcgaaatcctctgacatttctctttaaaaattctcgttttagacttataattcattaccagtgttttgttttgctctatcttCTGCGCTTCCAGCGTTCGTCAATACGCCATGCATCGCGTCATGGGTTACTCTTTTGCCATAAATCGATGCGTACGGCCGTCTGCTGGAAGCAGGTTATTTTCtaggatatttttcttacaaaaacccaacgcttcacttcagaaggcctttattaaccccctggagtacttttatgatggatggatgtgcttttttggggtTTCAAAATCTAagttactattcactcccattatcaagcacttcggtaaagttggttttatattcgtacattcggacatccgtattcaatagccttgttaatcacactacattggacattcagtggacattcacaagtaaatatgccattaaaacaatacttgcctattttgatcgactgaaaaatgttgtaagttgacaatcgttggctgtcaatatcatgtcgctgcttaaaattcgcaaacattaatttattgcacatttattggaaagtctgaatttatcagaaatccgaatgtgtgaatataaaaccaactttacccaactTTATCAAGCTTGGAAGagacaatatattttaatataactctgattgtgttcatctgaaagaagatcatatacacctaggatggattgagggagtaaatcatgggataatttttgggtgaactatccctttacttataataatgaattacattatttaaatttgagaATTGGAatagaaaatatattataataccaTAGACAGGTCTCTGTTATTGTTCTTGAGTTTCTCCTCTTGTCTCTctgttaaaaataacattatagatattttatttgtttcattGAGGACCAATGATCATGttgcataataataattgaatttgTACTaactgttaataataataataataataagaataatgatTAGCATAATAGCTTTATAATTtagttttataataataataataattttaattatcttaccaatttttttcttctgttgacGCCCAGCTGATTCTGTAATTGTCTCCTTCTTTTTCTCCACTAAAAAATGATGCACAATTTTTAACAATGATCACTTggattaaaaacatgcaaaggACACATGCTTCATTCATATTACTTAcgttttttactttgtttttcaaCCTCAGCCTTTAGTCTCTTGTATTTGTCTGTGCGGTACACCAGAACCCATGTTATTCCTGTAAAAACAGAGCGAGGCAACTGTTATCCAAAAGCTAAAGCATTTGTCCTGTATTTGCTGAGCTCAGGACATTTTCCTAGACCCTCGCTAGGAGCTTTCTGACATGTAAACCTGAATCTCAAGattttacaaacattttaacataccttccgCTAATAACGCTGTACAGATAGATATAAACACTATCAGGATCGTGTCTGCAAACATTGTGCTCATGTTGGAAAAAGATTAGAAGACTGATAATAACAATACTAGTTAATACTTTAGTTCAGCGACAACCTCTACTGTAGCAGCGTCAGCATTAGTGTGGTGATATCATCAATGTGCGCCCGGCTTCTTCGTGGGTGCTGAATGGTTGAGCTATGAAGTCATATGACTCCACATCTCCTACTAGTGGCAGTGACCCATCATCAAGGGACATAATGACGAAGAACATTCAACATTTTTCATAGTTTAAGGatgtgttttttaattattatttttaggatTGTCATGCAATGTAAACAgctaaatgcactgtattatttATGATGGTTAGTGGGCGTTTATTTTGGAGATGATAGTCACTGTGGCAGCAGTGGGTCATTCAGTTCCTCAGCacctgaagtgggacaatcACATTGactccattgtgaaaaaggcccagcagaggcTGTACTTTCTTcaccagctgaggaagttcaacgtGACACAGGCGCTGCTGACACAGTTCTTCTCAGCCGTCAATGAGTCTGTCCTCTGCACTTCAATAACTGTCTTGTCTGGTCAGCTACAAAATCAGACatcagaagactacagaggaCAGTTTGGACTATAGAGGATTGTTGGTGCTCCCCTGCCCACCCTCCAAGAACTGGTTGcatccagagtgagaaaaagggctCAGAAAATCACTCACATCCAAACCACCATCTCTTTGAATTTTTGCCGTCTGGTTGGCGCTACAGAGCCGAGCACCAGAACAACCAGGCAATTTCTTCCCCCATGCAATCTCATGTTCTCCCCGCTGTGCATTGATAAATATATGCAATAACACTTATATTTATTTGACAATACTCTTCTTATTCCATTCCCTGTTAATTATATTCTATTTGAATCTAGCACACCCACATACAAATTtgtctattttatttatatttattatgtgtcttatttgcatgtctttttttattttactatcgGTGTACTGTTGTTGTCTCTTTGTACTAGAAGCTTCTTCTGTCACCAAAACAAATTCTTTATGTGTGCAAATGTACTTAGCTATAAAGCTCTTTCTTATTTTGATTCTTTTAATTAACCATGTTTGCTATACATGTCACATGATAAATTTCATATCCACTGAAACAAATAAAGCGGTTAGAACTGTGAGTCTGTGCTCtcgtttaattatttttgtaatgtgattcttcatattcatattattaTACCCTGTGTTTTATTAATGTGCATTGTTACACtgagttatattattaacaattTACTCTTTCATATAAGTATAAAAAATACAAGAACTATTAGGTGTAAAGCTGACAGGACTATACTATGTTAAAAgcttttttaaacattccaAATATAGTATTTCTAAACCTCTAAAATGATTTCATTTTGCTTtcctatataaaaaaaaaatatatttcagtcaAATGTTATCACTGACATTTAGATatgaaaatgaattacataacTGAGACTGATAAGGGATGATTTGAGAGAACAAAAGGTGTGCCCACATATTTGTGGATGGTCTGCTACACTATGTACActattgtttacattttcattaattttgtgtttcataattgttttaCTGCTTAATTTTTGCTGACAGGTTACTTTCTGACAACTTGCttcataatatatttaataagcTCATTTTTTCTGGGCAAGAATGGTGGAAAGTGTTCAATAGTCCTTTCCAATAGTCAGtcagtctgtctatctatccatagtctgtctatccatccatccatccatcatccaatCACACACTATTAGAATTTAATgctgaatttaatttaatgttttcaaacttttcatactttattacaATCTAGACATCTATTCTAAATTCCAACTAACAGATGTATAATTCCACACCACAAATGGTCCAAAGGAAAAGGTTAGACACAATTGAAAGGAAGGGGAGGAGGAGCCGCTGCTTGCCGTGGTAAAAGCAGCCCATAGTCTCAGTGTGCGCACTGACAGCATGGCAGGAGACAGCGACAGCAAGTTGGACAATCAAGCCGAAAATGAGCATGTTGTCAGGCAACCTTTCCTCATCGGGGTAGCCGGCGGCACTGCCAGCGGCAAGGTTGGCATTCTGCTTTACCTTTACCTGAATATTATCAGATATTAGTTTATTTCTGTGTTTGTCAGAGACGAGATGAGCGCACACTGACCGCGTGGCTCATTGTCACGGAATCATCaatgtgaacatttattttattcccCGAGATGCTTTGACATGTCCGACGTAAAAACGTAGACTTTTAGCATTTAAGGAGTGatcttgtttatttatttatttttttaaatcaatcaaGTTTAAGCATTTATATGAAAGAAATAACTAATAAACGACGATAGTATTTTAAAACTGTTATACACGTACAGTGAGAATATATCGAGTACATTATATCCCTTAAAAACAAAGATGTTGGTCATTTCCCTGATATAGACAGCTCCCACACATCGTCGCCATACATTCACCATGGCGATGGTGGACGTACCAACTTATTAATAAGcatttaatcattattattatcttcaTCTGAAGTGCTCAAGAGCCAGTTTAATTCATTTGCGAGAAGTAACAGGATTGTTGTGGATAAGGCGTTGTTGTGTCGAAGCAAATTACCACCACGTCCGTCTTTTGTTGTTAGAAAACAGCATGAAACTTGCGCCGGGTAAATCACCTCAATCCCTCTGACATTCCATCATATTCAGTAAAATCCCATCCGCTGTCGAACACCTTAATTACAGTTTTACTTTCCAACATGGTGTGAGGAAGGTCTAACTTTACGGTTATATGTGAATGAAGCATTGTCCGCTAGGATAACAGTTATGATACGAGCACAAAGAACGGTCTTTGTTTTATAGGCTAATGGTGTGTGATATCAGAGAATGAGATAACAGTTTCAgtgaatatatgtgtgtgtttagggtTAAACATCAATAACTACCGAAATTGGACGATAAAGAGGAGTAATCGCGGAGCTTTTGTTGGTTAACGTTATTGGGGTCAGCGGCACAGCGAATGTGTCACATCTTACCTCATTTACGTGCGTAGAGGcggcgtgcgtgcgtgcgtgcataCGCAGTGATGCGTCAAGACGGCTGCTTCAACGAAGaagtgtttgttttcgatttgttTTAgttgtaatttaaatatttatagatcatattttcttgtagTGTTGTTTGTGTAAGGAATATTTAATAGtatactgtaaaaaacaacaacgaAAAAAGTAAAATGCTACAATAAAAATGGTTAAAGCTACAATCAGTGCCATACGCCTATAACCCTCTATATGCtataatcacacacacacacacacacacacacacacacacacacacacacacacacacacacacatagagagagaaagagggagagagaacaATGTATGTAActtatgtaattcatttttgaatgacatcagttatattaacattttgttgtgttttgaagCCCATTTTCCAATTTTTGACATAAacagtcgaaattatgacatgctaagttttttaaaagtgtataatAACCGCTCTgtttattcataatttaaaatgtcTCTGCACATAACTTGTCTGTTCCTTTCTTCTGTTTGCTTATCTTGTTTGCTTATGTTGTGACTGCCATATCTCGCAGCTGTCAGGTGTGAAGGTTTCTCTCTACCACACACTGCATTGGAGAATGTGTTGTCTAATTTCTCAGTGAAAATGCTTTGACTGTAGACCTCCTCAAGCAGTATGTTATCATTCCTGTGGCCATGTAGACACTCAATGTTTTGTCCAGTGCTAATATGTTATGCTCTCAGTGTGC of the Megalobrama amblycephala isolate DHTTF-2021 linkage group LG12, ASM1881202v1, whole genome shotgun sequence genome contains:
- the tmco1 gene encoding calcium load-activated calcium channel, translating into MSTMFADTILIVFISICTALLAEGITWVLVYRTDKYKRLKAEVEKQSKKLEKKKETITESAGRQQKKKIERQEEKLKNNNRDLSMVRMKSMFAIGFCFTALMGMFNSIFDGRVVAKLPFVPLSYIQGLSHRNLLGEDYTDCSFIFLYILCTMSIRQNIQKMLGLAPSRAATKQAGGFLGPPPQAAKFS